In Patescibacteria group bacterium, the genomic window TTTAGTAAAAAAGAGCTTATTATTGAGCAAATTAAACCTGATATTATCTGTTTGGGATATGATCAAACCCCTAATTTTATTGCCCCAAACCAATCAATTCAAGTGATTCGTTTACCGGCGTTTCGTCCGGATATTTACAAATCTAGCAAGCTGTGATACCTTCTATCCCTATGGCACACAAAGCAGCCGCCTTCAAGGCGATCAGACAAACCATCAAACTCACAGCGCGCAATCGTAACCGCCGCCGCACCGTCAAAGAATTGACCGGTGTTAGTTTAAAAGCGATTGAGACAAAAGCGCAAACCGCTGTTGAACAAGTGCGCGTCGCCTGCAAAGCAATCGATAAAGCGGTACAGAAAGGCAGTTTACATCGCAACACTGGAGCTCGGAAAAAGGCTCGCTTGGTAAAACGATTAAACTCAATTCTTAAACCGTAAGTTCAACCACTAATTTATCTAACACAACCACTGGGGTTAGCCTGGTGGTTTTTAGTTTCAAATCAGCTGCCACTACCATCTGGTAAGCGTTGACCAATTGCTCAGCACCAAAGCGATCAGCCATTCGACCAACCTGTTTTTGTACATAAGGATGAATTTTCGCCGCCGCTGCCCCACCGGCTTTCACTTGAATTAAAATTGTAATCTGACGAGCCAACATGGTTAATAAATAAAACGCATTGGCGCCGGTTTCGAGTTGATCATGTAATAAGCGTAACGCTTGCCCAGTTTGACGAGCCGATAACGCATCTGTGAAATGAAAGATATTTTCATCCAATGGTGACTGCACAAATAATTCTACTGTCGCTAAAGTAATGACCGTCTGATAATTAACTAATTGGGTAATAACATTGGCCATCCGCCAGGTATCGCGACCTAAGGCTTGAATAATATAATTTAAAGCCGCCGGTTCAATTGTTCCACCTGCTTGACGCACCCGTTGGTTAACCCAATGCACTAACTGAGCTCCAGTTAATTCAGCAAACTCCTCTACTCGCTCAGCCGCTAAAACGCTAGTCTTCAGAGTTGAATCTTCTTTTGGTAATTCACTAGCAGTAATGATAACAATGGTATCGGCATCACTTGGTGGAATTGTATCAGCCTTTAAAGCAAAAATATCCGTTATGACAATGCACCGTTTCTTAGTAAACAACCCGGCACTGTGTAGCTTGGCTGCCAACGTATCAGCGGTCAGATCACTCGCCGCCACTGTTTCTATACTGGCTTGGTTAATATCATATTTCTGCACAAACCCTTGCCGTAACGTCATTAAACGTTCATGGAGGCGAAAGGTGTCTGAACCATGGAGGAAAATAAGCATAAGGAAAACTACTATGACAAGTCCTGCCAGTTCTGTCCAATACCGATATCCACTATTAAAGGAACTTTTAATGTCACCACTGTTTCCATGACATGTTTGATCAGATCGGCTTCTTTTTGCACAGTGGCTTTATCAACTTCAAACACCAATTCATCATGCACTTGTAATAACATCACAGCCGATAATTTTTCTTGCTGTAACAGATCAGCCACTGCCAGCATGGCTTTTTTAATAATATCAGCGGCTGTACCTTGCGCTGGCATGTTAATAGCGGCGCGTTCAGCGGCGGCTTTCACTTGATGCATACCAGAATTTATATCCGGTAAGAATCTTTTTCGGCCAAACAAGGTTTCAACATACCCTTGTGTTCTGGCTAACGCTTTTGTGTTAACGATATATTTTTCAATGGCGGGATGTAATTTAAAATAGCGTTCTAAATAATATTTGGCTTCATCATTAGATATTTTAGCATCACGTGATAAACCATACACCCCCATACCATACAAAATACCAAAGTTAATCGATTTAGCCGCGCGCCGCATCTCTGGTGTGACTGCACTAACGTCAACCCCATGAATCTCAGCGGCTGTTTCCGTGTGAATGTCAGCCCCATGTTTAAAGGCTTTAATGAAGGTTTCATCTTGCGCTAAGTGAGCAATGATTCTTAATTCAATTTGTGAATAATCTAATGATAATAATACTTTACCAGGTGGAGCAATAAAGGCGCGCCGAATTTGTTGTCCTAATTCGGTGCGAATGGGAATATTTTGTAAATTTGGATCAACTGAAGATAACCGACCAGTGGCGGCAATCGTTTGATTATAACTGGTATGGATCCGTTTAGTTTTTGGATTAACTAACTCAGGTAGTGCATCCACAT contains:
- the rpsT gene encoding 30S ribosomal protein S20, yielding MAHKAAAFKAIRQTIKLTARNRNRRRTVKELTGVSLKAIETKAQTAVEQVRVACKAIDKAVQKGSLHRNTGARKKARLVKRLNSILKP
- the holA gene encoding DNA polymerase III subunit delta; amino-acid sequence: MLIFLHGSDTFRLHERLMTLRQGFVQKYDINQASIETVAASDLTADTLAAKLHSAGLFTKKRCIVITDIFALKADTIPPSDADTIVIITASELPKEDSTLKTSVLAAERVEEFAELTGAQLVHWVNQRVRQAGGTIEPAALNYIIQALGRDTWRMANVITQLVNYQTVITLATVELFVQSPLDENIFHFTDALSARQTGQALRLLHDQLETGANAFYLLTMLARQITILIQVKAGGAAAAKIHPYVQKQVGRMADRFGAEQLVNAYQMVVAADLKLKTTRLTPVVVLDKLVVELTV
- a CDS encoding DNA polymerase, translated to VDALPELVNPKTKRIHTSYNQTIAATGRLSSVDPNLQNIPIRTELGQQIRRAFIAPPGKVLLSLDYSQIELRIIAHLAQDETFIKAFKHGADIHTETAAEIHGVDVSAVTPEMRRAAKSINFGILYGMGVYGLSRDAKISNDEAKYYLERYFKLHPAIEKYIVNTKALARTQGYVETLFGRKRFLPDINSGMHQVKAAAERAAINMPAQGTAADIIKKAMLAVADLLQQEKLSAVMLLQVHDELVFEVDKATVQKEADLIKHVMETVVTLKVPLIVDIGIGQNWQDLS